A stretch of DNA from Juglans microcarpa x Juglans regia isolate MS1-56 chromosome 5D, Jm3101_v1.0, whole genome shotgun sequence:
taataaattgaatttttggagatttttCCCACAAAAACTCTCACCGAGTGTCGGCATATCCTAGATCTTCATCATTGACCAAGCAAGCCTACTAGCAAGCCTTGCCTGTGCAACTTAAGCCTTCATTACGCTCTAGCAAAATGACTCtggtttacaaatctcaaatttataaCTTGAATTATCTCCACTAGCTCGTTTAGATTTTTTGTGGATACCCTAGCATGGTCGAGCTCCATCTCCCGTCACTACAATGTGGTCGAGCTTTGCCTCTTGTCCCAGTAGCGCGATCAAGCTCTGACTCTTGTTGTAGCAGCTAAGTCAATGCTTCGCGCTCGCACTAGTGAACAATGGAGGGAACACCTGTCCTAATCGTCCTAGCCCTCCTCGCCTCAACGCAATCGAGCACATCTCTCGCCAAAGCAACTAAGCTGATGCTCCACGCTCACACCGGCAAACAATAGAGGTAACATCCTTCCTAAGTGTCCCATCCCTCCTCGTCTCAACGCGGTTGAGTACATCTCCAGCCAAAGCAGCTAAGTCGATGTTCCGTGCTCACACCGGCGAACAAATGAGAGAGCATCTCTCCTAAGTGTCCCATCTCTCATCACCGCCCAGCTGGTTATCTAAGCCAATGCTTCGCGCTCGCAACCAGTGAGCAAAGAAGGGTGCATCTCTCCTAAGTGTCTCATCTCTAATCACCACCCAGGACAGATGAGTATATCTCTTGTTTGGTTATCTAAGCTAATGCTCTACGCTTGCACGGGCGAACAACGGAAGAAACACTTCTCCTAAGTGTCCCATATCGCCTCGCCTCATTGCGGTCAAGGCATCTCCAGCCTAGCGATTTCTCCATCAAATGCCGAGTGGTGACATTCGTGCCACAATCATTGCCAGTGGGTTACATCAAGAGACGAACTTTGCGCTCGCACCTAATACGGTCGAGTACATTTCCCATCTATCTCTCCAGGGTGAGCTCCACGCTTACAGCTAGCACAATCGAGTCCATCTCCTACCTGTCTCTCCAAGCCGAGCTCCACGTTCACACCTAGCGTTGTCGAGTTATCTCTTGGCTAAATCTCCCATTATAGTGGATTAGCACCCCAAACGATTTGTGGACGTAGGATCTATGCCAAACCACCTAAATTCATGTCTCATTGTCTATTTACATTtactgtatttattttttattcactattATGGGTGTATCTACGGACACAATAACACCGCTCCGAACCGCCACCGTTGGCCACAAACGACACCAATCAAGGCCCAAGCTGCCCCTTCCAAGCTGGAGTCGATTCTTTCCCCATTCCGGTCTTTGGGGCGATTTATATCCTTAACATAGTGAGTAATGTTAATGAGTTGTAAAAGCAAATTTGTTTCATTCTAATAATTCTCTTGATGAGAAGAAAGGAAACTAAACATGACTGACTACAAATCTTCCACAAAGGCATGCTGATCATCATGTGTCCTTGTGCTACTTGTGCTCTCTTATATAAGAAAATTCATAATGATGTTGCctcttgtaacaccccatttGAAAGGTCCATTAAGACTTGACCTTAGCTCCCGTAATCCTAATTAGTGTAAGATgatgattattttcttttttggaaaacttttagagattaattttttttagcatgaGAATAACACCCAGGGTTTAGTTAGAATTAGTGGAAAAattctagtattttatttttagaataactACCAAGAGGCCAATAGTCATATGACACTTGGCATTATTAATGGTCTAAGCATAAAAAGCTAGGTATGGATGGATTTAGGGGTAAGCCAAGAGAGTTTAATTAAGGTCCCTCAATCACTAAAGATGTGATGGGCTAGTAATAGGTGCCATAAGCCTAGACTCATTTGGATTTATGAGGTTTTAGGCCCCTCTTGAAGAACCTTAGAAATTAGGCCCAAATATGTAGTGGGCATGAAGCctttgggcctaacttagtGAGAGTGAAGGCCTTTGGCCCAACCTAAGAAAGACATGTTATTTGGACCCAAACTTGGTAGGCCTTGAGACATTAGATGAGCCCTCAAATCTGGACATAAGGTACATTCAATAACCCACAACCAAGCCCACCTACAAGGCTTACACAAATGGCCAAACAAGCTCAACCGACAAGGCCCAAAAGCAGTGACTAAGACTGCGTGGGGGATAGAAGCCCACATACACCATGCCATTAGTTTCCCTCAAGCTCAAGATGTGCCACATGTCCCTAGGGTTCCCACCTAACCATGGTTAAGCTTCTAATTTGAGTTAAGAAGCACTAATCATCTCACACATGATTAGTAACATCTAAActatatttttaacttaatttttctttaatttatttaccaCATTTATAATCtgaaatttttggtttttattgttgatttgcATTGTTCTTAGACTAacttagaagtttaggcttgaCCCAACACATGCCATTAGAAGCCAAGCCATGTCAATGCCCCAATTACCACCAATTGGCACCTAGGTGCCTTGTGCACTTAATCAAACCAGCCCCTAGCCCATGCCATTTCCACcatattttcaattgtaattgaaCCACTCACACCTTATCACATCACCCAAGGTTCATACCCAGCATTGGGCGAAATGGCTCcaagaaaccaaaccaaaatCCAACTATTTCATTAGAAAATCTAGTTGGAACCAAACCGAATGACCTTGGTGAATTCATgaactctcttcttgaatgatcgtGATCGATTCCAACTCGAACTCGAACTCGTCGGCACAGGGATGCAACTCTACAAGTCATCTTCACATTAAAACACTTTAACCAATTGCCTAATAGAACTCTCTTAcaattttacaaatcatcttcaCATTATAAAACTCTTAAACTGACTCCTTATATATACGCTCAGCTAACCAGGCTAGACCGTCCGTCCTCATCAGTCGTCATAGGCTTCAGATCGCGGACTAAGGACAGGCACACCGGAAAAGCACCATGGTGCATGTCTCCTTTTACCGAAACTATGAGAAGACCTTTAAGAAGCCCAAACGTCCATACGAGAAGGAGCGTCTGGACGCGGAGCTAAAGCTTATGGGAGAGTATGGATTGCGGTGCAAGAGGGAGTTGTGGAGGGTGTAGTATGCACTTAGTCGCATTCGTAACAATGCGAGAATGCTTTTGACCTTGGACGAGAAGAACCCGTGTCGGATTTTCGAGGGTGAAGCTTTTCTTAGGAGGATGAACAGGTACAGGCTTTTGGACGAGAGCTAGAACAAGCTCAATTACGTGTTGGCCCTCACTGTTGAGAACTTTCTTGAGCACCGTCTCCAAACCCTGGTCTTCAAGTTCGGTATGGCCAAATCCATTCACCACACCAGAGTGCTTATCAGGCATAGGCATATTAGAGTTGGGAGACAGGTAGTCAATATTCCCTCATTCATCATGAGAGTGGATTCACAGAAGCACGTTGATTTTTCACTCACAAGTCCTTTTGGTGGCAGGCGCCCTGGGAGAGTGAAGCGCAGGAACCAAAAGGCTGCCTCTAAGAAGGCTATTggtggagatggagatgaagtGGAGGAAGAGTGAGCTCAACTTTAAACATAAGTGGACAATGGTACTAGTAAGGTTTTCAGTTATGGTTTACCATTTCCTTTTCAAACTATAATTGTGCATTTTGAGAATGATAAGTCATAGGGAAGTTTTGCTTGTATTTTattgggttaattacactttgccccCTCGaattttcactcaattcacaatgtgcctccgaaactaataattgcatcaaagtgaaCCCTCAAACATTCAAAACTTCCCAATCCATCCCTTCCGTCTACCAGCAATGTTAAATCTAACAGAAATTTACTGCACATGCTgctcatgtgcataacattcaccgcaaagatgtgattttcatctaattttttatcattgactatataagatataaaataatatatgctatcaattaataataaatcataaatcattaaataattttttttattaatttatatatgattaatgaatataaataacttCATAGtgtacataaattattcatacttgcttgcaacttaggtataaaataatttgatatatggttaatgattaatgatttattattaattgatagtatatattattttatattttatatggtcaatgataataaattagatgaaaattacttcTTTGCAGTGAATTTTCATTAGATTTGACACTGTTGGTAGACGGAAGTGGGGAAGTCGGatgttttgaaagtttgaaggtccactttgatgcaattattagttttggAGGCATATTGTGAATTGAATGAAAGTTCAAGTgggcaaagtgtaattaaccatATTTTCTTGGATATTTTTGGGAATATGTTTATTTTGGTTCCTTTTGGATATTAGGTGACTCgtcctaaataaaaaaataaaaaatacgcTCAGCCACATGCACTTTACGTGCATCTCATTCCTCTTCAAGCCCTAGTGTAGTTTCTACTTATCCAAAATCACGCAGAACACCTATAATCCACCAGCATCCCtcacattttctctcttcttctagtTCACGTGATCgatttcatgtaaaaaaatattggattaacgcTGTGAGATatgtagcatgatcatacccttacacataTGTACAGTAAAcaacatgtattttataaaaatatttgcatgTACGCCTTCCATTGGAAACCTTTTTTTATATacccaagtcatgataaaatcatgaaaattcgTGATTTTACGTGAAAAATTATGCATCAAAATAAGGAGATATAATACTAGGGGTTCGATATAATAGGAAGAATTATGTACCCAAGTATTTAATTTACTTGGGTTCGATATAATATTAGGAATGTACTCGTTATCCAAGCACTACGCTAGAATGGATTGCCAAAATAAGGAGATTATCTTATTAGCCTAGCCTTAGCCGAATCTCATTATTGAGCTTTCTTCCAAACCTTGCACTATTCCTTCACTCACTTCATAGCCTTCaagcaaagatttcaaaatCTGTAGATCTTCACCTCCAAATGACACATAATCATGGGTTGAAaccatggaagaagaagaagaaatcaaagaaaatcaaAGGGAGAGCCAAACGGAGCTCATTGACTTCAACACCTCACCCCTTCATCTTCAAGCTCTTTCATCACTTAGACAAGTGTCCCATCTCATcttcctctctctatctctcacttgatcttatgaaagaaagaaaatcaaacaaaCTACCATGGAATCTAGGAGAAACCACCATCGGCCACGAGTTGAAAGAGACAAAACCGAGCTTCACTTAAAACCAAACATGAACTATTCATTGATTTTTGCTTGCCTCCCGCGTCAAATAGAACATGACCCTAAGATCTCTCATATCATCCATGGAACACTCTTGAAGAAGGTCCTTGCCAACCAAGCCATACCACCATGGTTTAGAGCAATTGGCTAACCCATTGTAAGCAACCCTAGCATTCAAGAATGCTTATAAATACAACCTCACATTCTCTCTCCATTACATCCACAAGAATCCTTAAGTAATTAGTGAGTGACAGTTCTAAGGTGAGAAGAGAGAAGCCTAGCCGTGCCATTGTAGGAAAACCCATCGGTGAGTGATCATCACCTTGTCGTGAGTTTTGGTTCCAAGCATGCACACACTCATGTATGGCCTATGTCCAAAGAATCACACACATGTTTTAGGTATATGAAGGTTAACACAAGCACACACATTATCTTGGGTTGATTATCATTACCATCTTGAGGTCATCGTGTTTCACAATCCAAGCACTTGCACCCGTGAAGATGAATATCACCAACATGAACACCAACATGCATGCCAGGGTTTATAGGTTTAAGTAAGGAATTTTATCAAGTTCTAATAATCAAGTTctaatacatgaaaaaaaattgcttaatTTCAGCCACTTTAAACACTCAAGAATATTGTAAGTTGGTCTCTAACCCACTAGATAATATCTAAATGATGATGTATAAACAAGGCGTTCATGTATAAATGTTGATTTTGAGCATGAATTACCTTGCATATATCTTATAAATATTCGGATTCTGTGAGGCATGTGAtgttttattaaacttttacaTATCCAAGCATGTTTACAAATTGACATGTTCAAAAGTTATGATAATTCACGCAAAGTTTGGTTTCTCAAGCGAAAACACATGCCATTTAATATGTTTGTCATAGGTAtagcataaaaaatatttttatcacgatcctaaatgctaggatggggaaGTATCTAAGTGGAACTCCTCCATCCACTTCTGGAGTAAATAAAAATGGAGTGATAACCCCTAAATTGAAGAAGAACAGTCAACGGGCAATTGCTAGATCCTCTTCAAGGATTCCAGGGTGATTGTCATGTGTAAATGATACCTACGACTCGTGAGTACACCTATGAATGAAAGTGTGAAAGTTTAATTGGGCAAGCATGATGTAAATCCAGCAAGTACTCACAGTGCAAAATGGGGAGCTGTGATGTTACCATATGTTAAGCaagatgttttgaaaagaatagaaatgcaaaactttgtttctttgaagaagtgttctttgtaagaaaatgtgttaTTATATTGATCTGAAAGTTATTCACAACTTGTTTCTACAAAGAAgtctaaataaaagaaagaaaagtatgTGTTCTGCATTCATGCCTTTcctgtttattatttattatgtttgtgTTATTTCATTGTATGTTGGTTGCTAACTTACTGGAATATCTATGAAATCTCACCCCTTTATTTTCTAAACTGCCACGACAGAAGTAACAAAGTTGTAGCAGGACCACATGAAGTATATGGACATGAGTCAATTGATCGACCATGTAGAATGAACTGGACCTGGATAGACAATTAGAGATGATGCTCATGTTTATAGAAATGGTCCTGCGTATTAATCAATGCATCAGACAAATGCTTTGAATAAGAGTTTTATGAAGCCCTCCTAACTAAGACGTGAACAAGGAGAAATATGTGATCTCCATTTGTTTATGTATAAgtttaaaatgtaaaaagtcCAAAGAGGCTGAACTATGGTTATCAAGTGACTATGAGGTTATGTTTTAGATATTATGGTGCAAAATTTTTATGAACTTTACTCTCCGTTGCAATTATTACATACTACTAAATCATCAGTAGATTACATTGCACATCATAAATGTCAATGTATGACCGTGTGTTGCATATCCTGACGCTTCAAATCTCTGCCAAAACACAAGGGTTAGGAGTGTCATACATGAATTTTAGGAATTGTTAGAGGAACAAATCaaggttttttattattttattttattttattttattttatttttgatcaaTGCCAATTAATGGCAAATGTGTTGAAAATATGAAGATGCAAggatattctttttcttttgtttctaaaCACAATGACTTCTGAAAAATCTAAAGTCTCCAGAAATGATGAATCATACTCAAGACAAAAGTAGATTGCGAGCTGTAGAGATCAAAATCCGATGTAAGTGAAGCTACATTGTACAAAAATAAGGTGTCGTTGCAAACCTGCTTAGtacacatttaaatttcatacaaactttaatgagaaatgatatttacaatcatgaAGTGCCCAAATGATACATAATccctttaaaaaagtaaataaataagagacttatatgaaaaaaaactaattttttaatagtagatctcattctttttccaaaaaattgcGCTGCACTTGCCCCCTCCacaactgtatctagcattcCTCAACTTTAATTAGGTATATTAAGAACGAAGGCAATGGCTATTTCAATTCAAAAAAGccatctttgaaaaataatatgaaatgcatttttttgttttttcattggcacgtgtccaagaacaaagtctCAACTAATCTTTTGCAAGTGCATCTTGGATAATTCAAGAGAAAGTTCCTTCAACCCGATAGTctctaaaaattgtttgcatccaagaAGATTCAAACCTTGTACCTGGAGAAAGCACACAACCAAAACCAAAgtccttaccacttgagccaacgcCTAGagattaaatgcattttattttctatgcaGCTATGCTGTATCATATTCATCGCTACAGAACATCTCATGATATTTATCACAGATCATTGACCATTTGAATTTTATCACTTATCAGCCACTAATGATTCAAGTACAATTGAAATTCTATATAACTAAAAATACGTGTATTAGTATTGCAATATTAAAGCTAAATACAGCAGTAGGTGACAGCAAAATTGAGGGAATAGAATCAAACCACACAAGTCATTTGGGTCCAAGATGACCTAGGCCACCACATTCTGAACACATTATGTTACCGGTTCCACCACAACCTACATGGCAAAAATTATAATGTCAGACTAACATCTGTTTCAAATAATCATCACTACCAAAGCAGACACTGATTAATTCTTCTTGAAACAATCAAAGTAACAAAATATGGTCTAATTCTATAATGTATTCCTCCATGGACAACGCTTTTGCTTCAGAAGGGGAATTTTCATTCCATTCCATTGCATAATCAGCCAAAAAAACTGCTTCCGCAATTCATTTTCATGCACTCCCCATTTATTGGTTGCTGACTTTCCTTGTCGAGCACATTTCTCTTCAGCTTCTTCTAGCAATAAAGTGCAGTGCCCTAATATTTAGCTTCACAAACAATACCTTTTTGTCTTCACTTATGGGCTTCCACTCAAAAAACGTCTCCAAACTAGCTTCCCACTCTAGACGATCCTCTGCCTACATTCCCACCTTGGGCTTAGATGCTCCTCATCATCTCCCATAGTTGTGCCCTCACAGTCACACTGTTTGTAGTTCAGGGTTTGTGAGAGAAATTCTTAACACGTGAATAAAGTTGTTCTATGAGACTCTGTGTCACtcactttctaaaaaaaaaaaagatgctgATTGATGATAGTGTTCTGTGGTGGTTTTCAGGCAATGAACTATAGGGTTCTAGATCAGGAGTGCAGATGATTGGGCTGATGGGAAAGTCAAGAGACCCAATAACAACGACTCAATAAACCAAATAATATTATCACAATTCAAGTGGGAACACcatttttataataagtttATGAACTCACCATGTAGCACTATTCATCAAGTTATCAATTATCTATTATGATTTTGACCTTTGGagataatatgaataatatacTAGATGAAGCAGATTTCCTTGTAACCAAAACCCATGTCTGCCTTTTCACACAAGAGTAGTTCTCACTTTCAgcttcccttctttcttttctcttttcctttttgcatcaatttatttatattataatttagaaatagGCAATAAATTTTCTATGCAATTTAAACATCTCCTTTATATGGCCCCAACTTTGGTACTCTTTTAAATAATAACTGGATAGGTTGTTCCTCAACAAGAAGCAAATGCATTCGCATCTTCAACTTTTCTAACTTCTTGCCAGTCTTAGCTTTCATTAGAAGTTGGTCCTGGGCAAGGATGCCAGATCTAATAATAATTCAAGTTTGGTAAATTAACACAGAATAAGGAAACAACCAGTTCAACATAATTAAACTAGAATAAAGCAAAGTTCATCACATTTTTACATGAACACATTTATCTAGCTAGGTCATTAGAAGAGGGGTGGTAATATACCTAGGCAGCGAACTTTGACAATAATGCCCTGGCTCTCCAGAATTGAATCAACGTATAAGCCTGAACCAGTGCATGTCATGCAAAGGACTGCACCTTTCGCTTGACAATCTGGGCATCGAGGATTAGTTCCAATCATTTTTTCAGCTAAAGAGATCCCAACAGGCTTCTCGATTCTTTCTTCAGGTATAGCCTTATCATAACAAAACAGAGATTCAAGACTGCTTCTCTGCCCATGATTTTCTCCTGCTGAACATGATTCAACCtaaaat
This window harbors:
- the LOC121265350 gene encoding uncharacterized protein LOC121265350, which produces MNSATQTIASFIVLPKSPPKFRKPTREILSGFPFNGRETFGKIYAVSPNGSVYPSLSQGVESCSAGENHGQRSSLESLFCYDKAIPEERIEKPVGISLAEKMIGTNPRCPDCQAKGAVLCMTCTGSGLYVDSILESQGIIVKVRCLGCGGTGNIMCSECGGLGHLGPK